A stretch of Arachis hypogaea cultivar Tifrunner chromosome 15, arahy.Tifrunner.gnm2.J5K5, whole genome shotgun sequence DNA encodes these proteins:
- the LOC112751487 gene encoding disease resistance protein Roq1 isoform X1 yields the protein MPLQSSFSSFSTHSSSSSSYGYAWEYDVFISFRGEDTRYGFTGNLYKALFDKGVHTFIDDEELQRGDEITPSLLKAIEESRIAIIVLSPNYASSSFCLDELVHILHCIKGNNRLVLPVFYEADPSDVRHQRNSFGEAMAKHEEKFKSDLNKVHKWKQALHQVANLSGYHFKHGDGYEHKFIRNIVEEISRKIRRLPLFVARFPVGLDSLDSRVSKVISLLRMNSSDQVHMVGIHGVGGIGKTALACAVHNLIVDHFDGTCFLANVRENSKRHGLAYLQNILLSEILGKEEIKIVSVQQGTTQIQRRLCQKKVLLILDDVDDHKQLQAMAGKPNWFGLGSRVIITTRDTHLLKYHGVENTHEVEGLNEAESSQLLVKHAFKNGYVSSPSYADVLTRTITYASGLPLALEVIGSHLCGKKVEEWESALNKFERHLDDKIHEIFQVSFDALGKEEQSVFLDIACCFKGYKTKELTDILQAHYGSCMKYHIGVLVEKSLMKINQYDNNVTMHDLIESMGKEIALKESPEMPGKRSRLWFYEDIVKVLQDNLGTSTIEIIYLEFPVLEREGDEDSFEKEENKDVEVKWDGTAFKEMKNLKTLIIKNGCFSKCPKNLPNSLRVLEWWRYPSEWLPNDFQPKKLSILKLLNNLYLAHKLDSLSKMLISLKVLKFDYSDSLKKIPDVSNLQLLEEFSCVRCSNLVSVDSSVGFLPKLKILNAAFCFKLRSFPPVINLASLEELVLFGCSSLEKFPEILEEMENLKALYLWGTGIKDLPCSFCNLSRLRRLTLNANEMYRIPSVIGMMPRLFLCDIELGGNKGRVSGEQEEGLHGILTHSLPSADMRRLSITNSNLSDDFFPLAVAWFPNVISLVLGGNNFTVLPECIQQFRFLKELLVNDCKHLREIRGIPPNLEFFSAVNCKSLSERGTSVLLNQQVHQGRSTHFVMPGGSIPRWFERRSSGACISFWFRGTKFPYNALCFAILLKDDFPSPLELRPIVTINGNLGSYRFERAMDQLFIFNLNSDPYYEALHLERGWNHAKLSYEAYKNYEDHKEKVPSESIGKEIGMHVWKEESSSIMEDIRFTDPYKMTQLIIMMIMLSIAFPNHKNHPLLLDTCIGLWMLLFLTHTLSGY from the exons ATGCCTCTTCAATCTTCCTTCTCCTCTTTTTCcacccattcttcttcttcttcttcctacgGCTATGCATGGGAATATGATGTGTTTATTAGTTTTAGAGGCGAAGATACTCGCTATGGTTTCACTGGCAACCTCTACAAAGCTCTTTTTGATAAAGGAGTCCACACCTTCATTGATGATGAGGAGCTTCAAAGAGGAGACGAAATCACACCCTCACTTCTCAAGGCAATTGAAGAGTCCAGGATTGCCATCATTGTCCTCTCTCCTAactatgcttcttcttctttttgcttAGACGAGCTTGTCCACATCCTTCACTGCATCAAGGGAAATAATCGCCTGGTTTTACCGGTTTTCTATGAGGCTGATCCTTCTGATGTGCGGCATCAAAGAAATAGTTTCGGAGAAGCAATGGCCAAGCATGAAGAGAAATTCAAGAGTGACTTGAACAAGGTGCACAAATGGAAGCAGGCTCTGCATCAAGTTGCTAATTTGTCAGGATATCATTTCAAACACGG AGATGGATATGAACATAAGTTTATCAGAAATATTGTGGAAGAAATTTCAAGAAAGATTAGACGTTTACCGTTGTTTGTTGCTCGTTTTCCTGTTGGACTAGATTCACTAGATTCTCGAGTGTCAAAAGTAATTTCACTtttgagaatgaattctagtgatCAAGTTCACATGGTAGGGATTCATGGAGTTGGTGGAATAGGAAAAACAGCACTTGCTTGTGCTGTTCATAATTTGATTGTTGACCATTTTGACGGTACGTGCTTTCTTGCAAATGTGAGAGAAAACTCAAAGAGACATGGCTTGGCTTATCTTCAAAATATCCTTCTCTCTGAGATATTAGGAAAGGAGGAAATTAAGATAGTCAGTGTTCAACAAGGAACTACTCAAATTCAACGAAGACTATGTCAAAAAAAAGTTCTTTTGATTTTAGATGACGTTGATGATCACAAGCAACTACAAGCTATGGCTGGAAAACCTAACTGGTTTGGTCTTGGAAGCAGAGTTATCATTACAACACGGGACACACATTTGCTAAAATATCATGGTGTTGAAAACACACATGAGGTAGAGGGATTAAATGAGGCAGAGTCTTCTCAATTGCTTGTTAAACATGCATTTAAAAATGGTTATGTTAGCAGCCCAAGTTATGCAGATGTTTTGACCCGTACAATAACTTATGCTTCTGGTCTTCCATTGGCTTTGGAAGTAATAGGTAGTCACTTGTGTGGAAAAAAAGTAGAAGAATGGGAATCTGCATTGAATAAATTTGAAAGACATCTTGATGATAAAATACATGAGATATTTCAAGTAAGTTTTGATGCTTTGGGAAAAGAAGAGCAGAGTGTTTTTCTTGATATTGCCTGTTGTTTTAAAGGATATAAAACAAAGGAACTTACAGATATACTTCAAGCTCATTATGGAAGTTGCATGAAATATCATATTGGAGTGTTGGTTGAAAAATCTCTCATGAAGATCAATCAATATGATAACAATGTGACAATGCATGATTTGATAGAGAGCATGGGCAAAGAAATTGCACTAAAAGAATCACCAGAAATGCCTGGAAAGCGTAGTAGGTTGTGGTTCTACGAAGATATAGTTAAAGTTTTACAAGATAATCTA GGTACTAGCACCATTGAAATCATATATTTGGAATTTCCCGTATTGGAAAGGGAAGGAGATGAAGATTcatttgaaaaagaggaaaataAAGATGTTGAAGTAAAATGGGACGGAACAGCTTTTAAAGAGATGAAAAATCTCAAAACGCTTATCATAAAAAATGGTTGTTTTTCTAAATGTCCCAAAAATCTTCCAAACAGTTTAAGGGTATTGGAATGGTGGAGATATCCTTCAGAATGGCTACCAAATGATTTTCAACCAAAGAAACTCTCCATACTCAAGTTATTGAATAATCTCTATTTAGCACACAAGTTGGATAGCTTATCCAAG ATGTTGATCTCCTTGAAAGTTTTGAAGTTTGATTACAGTGATTCTTTGAAAAAGATACCAGATGTCTCCAATCTTCAACTTTTAGAAGAATTTTCTTGTGTAAGATGtagtaatttagtctcagttGACAGTTCAGTTGGTTTTTTacctaaacttaaaatattgaatGCTGCATTCTGCTTCAAGCTCAGAAGTTTTCCACCTGTTATTAATTTGGCCTCACTGGAAGAACTCGTTCTATTTGGATGCTCAAGCCTTGAGAAATTTCCAGAAATTCTGGAAGAGATGGAAAATCTAAAAGCGCTTTATTTGTGGGGCACTGGCATAAAAGATTTGCCATGTTCATTTTGTAACCTTTCTAGATTGCGGCGTTTGACTTTGAATGCGAATGAAATGTATAGAATACCAAGTGTCATTGGCATGATGCCACGCCTGTTTTTGTGTGATATTGAGTTAGGAGGAAATAAGGGGAGGGTATCAGGAGAGCAGGAAGAGGGGCTTCATGGAATACTCACTCACTCCCTCCCCTCTGCAGATATGAGACGTCTTTCAATCACAAACAGCAATTTGTCAGATGACTTTTTTCCACTAGCTGTTGCATGGTTTCCCAATGTGATATCTTTAGTTCTAGGAGGCAATAATTTCACAGTCCTTCCTGAATGCATCCAACAATTTCGCTTTCTGAAGGAGCTCCTTGTGAATGATTGCAAGCATCTTCGGGAGATTAGAGGGATTCCACCAAACTTGGAATTCTTCTCAGCAGTAAACTGCAAATCATTGAGTGAGAGGGGCACAAGCGTGTTACTCAATCAG CAAGTGCACCAGGGTAGAAGCACCCACTTTGTGATGCCAGGTGGAAGCATTCCAAGGTGGTTTGAGAGGCGCAGTAGTGGAGCTTGCATTTCTTTCTGGTTTCGTGGCACCAAATTCCCTTACAATGCTCTTTGCTTTGCAATTCTACTCAAAGATGACTTCCCTTCCCCACTTGAATTAAGACCCATTGTGACCATCAATGGCAACCTAGGTTCATATCGATTCGAGAGAGCAATggatcaattatttatttttaatctgaACAGTGATCCTTATTATGAAGCACTACATCTTGAAAGAGGATGGAATCATGCGAAGCTTTCATATGAAGCATATAAGAATTATGAGGATCATAAGGAAAAGGTCCCAAGTGAGTCAAttggaaaagagattggaatGCACGTATGGAAGGAAGAGAGTAGTAGTATAATGGAAGATATTCGATTCACTGATCCATACAAAATGACACAACTAATTATAATGATGATCATGCTCTCAATAGCATTCCCCAACCATAAGAACCACCCCTTGCTCCTGGATACATGCATTGGTTTGTGGATGTTGCTGTTTCTAACACACACACTTTCTGGATATTAA
- the LOC112751487 gene encoding disease resistance protein Roq1 isoform X2: protein MPLQSSFSSFSTHSSSSSSYGYAWEYDVFISFRGEDTRYGFTGNLYKALFDKGVHTFIDDEELQRGDEITPSLLKAIEESRIAIIVLSPNYASSSFCLDELVHILHCIKGNNRLVLPVFYEADPSDVRHQRNSFGEAMAKHEEKFKSDLNKVHKWKQALHQVANLSGYHFKHGDGYEHKFIRNIVEEISRKIRRLPLFVARFPVGLDSLDSRVSKVISLLRMNSSDQVHMVGIHGVGGIGKTALACAVHNLIVDHFDGTCFLANVRENSKRHGLAYLQNILLSEILGKEEIKIVSVQQGTTQIQRRLCQKKVLLILDDVDDHKQLQAMAGKPNWFGLGSRVIITTRDTHLLKYHGVENTHEVEGLNEAESSQLLVKHAFKNGYVSSPSYADVLTRTITYASGLPLALEVIGSHLCGKKVEEWESALNKFERHLDDKIHEIFQVSFDALGKEEQSVFLDIACCFKGYKTKELTDILQAHYGSCMKYHIGVLVEKSLMKINQYDNNVTMHDLIESMGKEIALKESPEMPGKRSRLWFYEDIVKVLQDNLMLISLKVLKFDYSDSLKKIPDVSNLQLLEEFSCVRCSNLVSVDSSVGFLPKLKILNAAFCFKLRSFPPVINLASLEELVLFGCSSLEKFPEILEEMENLKALYLWGTGIKDLPCSFCNLSRLRRLTLNANEMYRIPSVIGMMPRLFLCDIELGGNKGRVSGEQEEGLHGILTHSLPSADMRRLSITNSNLSDDFFPLAVAWFPNVISLVLGGNNFTVLPECIQQFRFLKELLVNDCKHLREIRGIPPNLEFFSAVNCKSLSERGTSVLLNQQVHQGRSTHFVMPGGSIPRWFERRSSGACISFWFRGTKFPYNALCFAILLKDDFPSPLELRPIVTINGNLGSYRFERAMDQLFIFNLNSDPYYEALHLERGWNHAKLSYEAYKNYEDHKEKVPSESIGKEIGMHVWKEESSSIMEDIRFTDPYKMTQLIIMMIMLSIAFPNHKNHPLLLDTCIGLWMLLFLTHTLSGY from the exons ATGCCTCTTCAATCTTCCTTCTCCTCTTTTTCcacccattcttcttcttcttcttcctacgGCTATGCATGGGAATATGATGTGTTTATTAGTTTTAGAGGCGAAGATACTCGCTATGGTTTCACTGGCAACCTCTACAAAGCTCTTTTTGATAAAGGAGTCCACACCTTCATTGATGATGAGGAGCTTCAAAGAGGAGACGAAATCACACCCTCACTTCTCAAGGCAATTGAAGAGTCCAGGATTGCCATCATTGTCCTCTCTCCTAactatgcttcttcttctttttgcttAGACGAGCTTGTCCACATCCTTCACTGCATCAAGGGAAATAATCGCCTGGTTTTACCGGTTTTCTATGAGGCTGATCCTTCTGATGTGCGGCATCAAAGAAATAGTTTCGGAGAAGCAATGGCCAAGCATGAAGAGAAATTCAAGAGTGACTTGAACAAGGTGCACAAATGGAAGCAGGCTCTGCATCAAGTTGCTAATTTGTCAGGATATCATTTCAAACACGG AGATGGATATGAACATAAGTTTATCAGAAATATTGTGGAAGAAATTTCAAGAAAGATTAGACGTTTACCGTTGTTTGTTGCTCGTTTTCCTGTTGGACTAGATTCACTAGATTCTCGAGTGTCAAAAGTAATTTCACTtttgagaatgaattctagtgatCAAGTTCACATGGTAGGGATTCATGGAGTTGGTGGAATAGGAAAAACAGCACTTGCTTGTGCTGTTCATAATTTGATTGTTGACCATTTTGACGGTACGTGCTTTCTTGCAAATGTGAGAGAAAACTCAAAGAGACATGGCTTGGCTTATCTTCAAAATATCCTTCTCTCTGAGATATTAGGAAAGGAGGAAATTAAGATAGTCAGTGTTCAACAAGGAACTACTCAAATTCAACGAAGACTATGTCAAAAAAAAGTTCTTTTGATTTTAGATGACGTTGATGATCACAAGCAACTACAAGCTATGGCTGGAAAACCTAACTGGTTTGGTCTTGGAAGCAGAGTTATCATTACAACACGGGACACACATTTGCTAAAATATCATGGTGTTGAAAACACACATGAGGTAGAGGGATTAAATGAGGCAGAGTCTTCTCAATTGCTTGTTAAACATGCATTTAAAAATGGTTATGTTAGCAGCCCAAGTTATGCAGATGTTTTGACCCGTACAATAACTTATGCTTCTGGTCTTCCATTGGCTTTGGAAGTAATAGGTAGTCACTTGTGTGGAAAAAAAGTAGAAGAATGGGAATCTGCATTGAATAAATTTGAAAGACATCTTGATGATAAAATACATGAGATATTTCAAGTAAGTTTTGATGCTTTGGGAAAAGAAGAGCAGAGTGTTTTTCTTGATATTGCCTGTTGTTTTAAAGGATATAAAACAAAGGAACTTACAGATATACTTCAAGCTCATTATGGAAGTTGCATGAAATATCATATTGGAGTGTTGGTTGAAAAATCTCTCATGAAGATCAATCAATATGATAACAATGTGACAATGCATGATTTGATAGAGAGCATGGGCAAAGAAATTGCACTAAAAGAATCACCAGAAATGCCTGGAAAGCGTAGTAGGTTGTGGTTCTACGAAGATATAGTTAAAGTTTTACAAGATAATCTA ATGTTGATCTCCTTGAAAGTTTTGAAGTTTGATTACAGTGATTCTTTGAAAAAGATACCAGATGTCTCCAATCTTCAACTTTTAGAAGAATTTTCTTGTGTAAGATGtagtaatttagtctcagttGACAGTTCAGTTGGTTTTTTacctaaacttaaaatattgaatGCTGCATTCTGCTTCAAGCTCAGAAGTTTTCCACCTGTTATTAATTTGGCCTCACTGGAAGAACTCGTTCTATTTGGATGCTCAAGCCTTGAGAAATTTCCAGAAATTCTGGAAGAGATGGAAAATCTAAAAGCGCTTTATTTGTGGGGCACTGGCATAAAAGATTTGCCATGTTCATTTTGTAACCTTTCTAGATTGCGGCGTTTGACTTTGAATGCGAATGAAATGTATAGAATACCAAGTGTCATTGGCATGATGCCACGCCTGTTTTTGTGTGATATTGAGTTAGGAGGAAATAAGGGGAGGGTATCAGGAGAGCAGGAAGAGGGGCTTCATGGAATACTCACTCACTCCCTCCCCTCTGCAGATATGAGACGTCTTTCAATCACAAACAGCAATTTGTCAGATGACTTTTTTCCACTAGCTGTTGCATGGTTTCCCAATGTGATATCTTTAGTTCTAGGAGGCAATAATTTCACAGTCCTTCCTGAATGCATCCAACAATTTCGCTTTCTGAAGGAGCTCCTTGTGAATGATTGCAAGCATCTTCGGGAGATTAGAGGGATTCCACCAAACTTGGAATTCTTCTCAGCAGTAAACTGCAAATCATTGAGTGAGAGGGGCACAAGCGTGTTACTCAATCAG CAAGTGCACCAGGGTAGAAGCACCCACTTTGTGATGCCAGGTGGAAGCATTCCAAGGTGGTTTGAGAGGCGCAGTAGTGGAGCTTGCATTTCTTTCTGGTTTCGTGGCACCAAATTCCCTTACAATGCTCTTTGCTTTGCAATTCTACTCAAAGATGACTTCCCTTCCCCACTTGAATTAAGACCCATTGTGACCATCAATGGCAACCTAGGTTCATATCGATTCGAGAGAGCAATggatcaattatttatttttaatctgaACAGTGATCCTTATTATGAAGCACTACATCTTGAAAGAGGATGGAATCATGCGAAGCTTTCATATGAAGCATATAAGAATTATGAGGATCATAAGGAAAAGGTCCCAAGTGAGTCAAttggaaaagagattggaatGCACGTATGGAAGGAAGAGAGTAGTAGTATAATGGAAGATATTCGATTCACTGATCCATACAAAATGACACAACTAATTATAATGATGATCATGCTCTCAATAGCATTCCCCAACCATAAGAACCACCCCTTGCTCCTGGATACATGCATTGGTTTGTGGATGTTGCTGTTTCTAACACACACACTTTCTGGATATTAA